Part of the Lonchura striata isolate bLonStr1 chromosome 22, bLonStr1.mat, whole genome shotgun sequence genome is shown below.
GGGCTGCGCGCGCTGCGCGGGGCGCTGCGGGCCGGGGCGCGCCGCTTCAGCACGCGCCCCGCGCGCGCCCCCGCCACCGACTACCAGGTACCGCGCGCCGGGCGGGGCACGGGGCCGCCACAGCCGCGGGGCTCCGGTTccgcgcggggcggcggcaCGCCCCCCCCTCCTGACCCCCTCTGCCGcccccccgcagccccgggccgTGCCTCCTGCCCCGTGCCGCGTGCCCCCGCTTTCTGCTCGGGTCGCCCCGCCAAACGCCGTGCCCCGTGGCGGCAGCGGGTGAGCCCGGCCTGCAGCGGCAATCACGGCGGGTCCCGGCCGCGCGCGGCTGCGCCAGCTGCCTCGGGGATGATGGCGGACCCCGGCGCGGAGCGCCCCTCGGGCAGGCGGGAGCGCTCTCGGTGTCAGTGCCGCTGTCTGGTGGGACAGGGtccagctgcctgcctggaGTGTCCCCACACTGGGGACGTGGGTTGCTGGCCCAACTGCCAGCTCCCCCCTGCAGCACACGGCGGTGCAGCGCCGGGCTCACGCCCCCTTAACTTGGGTTTGGGAGGCTCGGTGACAATGGTGACCTCGTGTCTCAGGTGTGCCGTGCCGGTGCGGCGTTGCTGCATCATTAGCGGCGCTCGTTAAACACCGGCAGGACGGGTGCGCGCTGGAGCGCTGCCCGCTCCCGGCGGCGGCGACCTTGTCCCGCTGGGCAGCGCTGGTGCCGGCGCTGGGCTGGCCGTGCCCCGCCGCGGGGCCAACGGGCACCTGGGGAGGGGCGGGTGACCCTGCCCATAAGTAGCCTGTCCCCGCCACGGGGAGTCCGGCGCTGCCGCCACGTCCCCGCGGCACCATGGCAGAGATGCTGCCGGCGTGGGTGGCCGATGGCACCGCCGAGGAGACTGAGCCCGGAGGGGTGGGTCAGGGTGCAGCGGGCTCTGGGTAGACTGGCCCCCGGGGCTGTGGCGCAGCCACAAGGCTGCTGTGTTGGGCACTATCCCGACTGCCCTGGGCGTCTTTCCAGGATGCAATCCGGATGCTCAACACCCTGCAGACCAATGCCAGCTACCTGGAGCAGGTGAAGCGGGAGCGCGGTGACCCCCAGGCCCAGCTGGAAGCCATGCAGGGCTTTTTGGAGAGGAGCGGACTGAAGGTGATGGGCTGATCCCCGTCCCTGTTCCCTCTGTCCTGTTAGCAGTGCCACCATGCTTGGAACTGGCTGCCTTGGGGGTCTCACAGGGTGGTTGAACTCTTACAGGTCGAGGACCTGGATCGACTGAACATCATCCACGTCACGGGGACGAAGGGCAAGGTGAGGCGGGTGGGCGGTGCTGTGGGGGactggggggctcaggggcacTGCTGGTGTCTGTGGCTCCGTTTGCCCTGCTCTGGAACGGGGGGTTTAACACAGCTGTCTCCTCAGGGCTCAGCGTGCGCCTTCACCGAGTGCATCCTCCGCAACTACGGGCTGAAGACGGGCTTTTACAGGTGAGTGGGTGTCAGGAGGGTTTTGAAGGGCCAGCGGAGCTGTGCCTAACTCTTCCCCCTGCTCTGTACCCACAGCTCCCCTCACCTCGTGCAGGTGCGCGAGCGGATCCGCATCAATGGGCAGCCCATCAGCAAGGACCTCTTCAGCAAGTACTTCTGGCTGGTCTACAACCGCCTGGAGGAGACCAAGGTGGGGCCAGCAGGGTTTGTGGGGGTGTTCCCTCCCTTGGGTCCCCCGCTCCCAGGGTCATGTGCTCATCTTCACCCTGCTCTCCCTGGCAGGACCCAGCGCATGCCAGCATGCCGGCGTATTTCCGCTTCCTCACCATCATGGCCTTCCACgttttcctgcaggagaaggTCAGTGGTGGTGGCCTCCAGCTTGTGACAGAAATGTCAAGTTGGTGGGGACCTCTGGGAGGGGGGACTTGGGTCAGAATTTGTGTGGATCAGACTGTCATGGCTGTAAACAGGGGATGCTGCGTGAGGTGGATGATCTCCACAAATAGGGGGTATGCTCAGGTGTGGGTTTggaagggctggtggcagggaCCTGCCTCCACCCACATCCCTGGATCCATGGGGGCATTTACTGCGGGTGGCTCTGATGTCtgatgtgtccctgtgtccccaggtggaCCTGGCAGTGGTGGAAGTTGGCATTGGCGGCACCTATGACTGCACCAATATCATCAGGTAGGAGCTGTCATGGCTgagcctgtccccagggctgccagggcctGATGTCCCCACAGCGCaggggggacagcagggacactgcCATGCTGCGTTCCCAGGGCACCGGTGGTGTGTGGGGTCTCCTCCCTGGGCATCGACCACACCAGCATCCTGGGGGACACCATGGAGAAGATCGCCTGGCAGAAGGGAGGCATTTTTAAGGTAAGGAGACCTGGTCTTCTGTCTCCTCTTGTGTTTTCGGGGTGTGTTCCCCGTGTCCCTGAGCACCCCCATGTCACTAAGCACCCCCGTCCTTCCCAGCCCGGTGTGCCGGCGTTCACCGTGGCGCAGCCGGAGCGGCCgctggaggtgctgagggagcgAGCCCAGGAGCGGGaggtgagctgctggcaggggtgtgggctgggggtgccccaTCCCATGGTGGGGGGCTCAGCCTCCTCTTTCCACAGtgtcccctctacctctgcccgGAGCTGGACGACTTTGAGGAGGGCTGCCGGgcgctggagctggggctggcggGTGCCCACCAGCGCTCCAACGCCGCCCTGGCCTTACAGCTGGCGCGGACGTGGCTGCAGCGCTGCGGCTGCCCGGGTAaggcagggggacagggacagggggccAGACCCCACCAGGGCCCCTGAGGGCTCAGTGAGATGCCTGTCCTGCCTAGGTCTTGGGGAGCTGAAGGAGGTGCCACCAAGCACCGAGCTGCTGGGGAGGCCGGTGCCACTGGCGCCTGCCTTCCAACTGACCGATGCCATGATCCAAGGTGCAGTACGGCCATGCCAGGACCCCCCCCCCTCACCGtgtggtggggctgtgctggaccCCAGCCAGTGCCACGTGCTGGGGAGGGTATGGGGGTCCCAGCCAtgccctgtgtccccccaggcCTGCGGGACACAGAGTGGCTGGGCAGGACTCAGGTGCTGTCCCACGGCCCTGTGACGTGGTACCTGGATGGAGCTCACACCACCAGCAGCATCCAGGCCTGTGTCCGCTGGTTCCGCCAGACCGCCCTCAACCAGGACAAGCCTCATGAGTAAGGAGGGGATGTAAAGGGGGGCACACATCCTGGggtgtggtggtggtggtgctggaggTCCCCTGGGGGCATGGGCCACTTGCCCTTTCTCCCTGCAGTGGTTCTGAGGTGCGTGTGCTGCTCTTCAATGCCACAGGCGACCGGGACACGGCGGCACTGCTCAAGCTGCTGGTGGTGAGGTTTGGGGGCACAGGGGAGTCACTGTGCCTGGGTGCCTGGGTTCTCTGCCCTGTGGGACCTGCTTTGCTGTGGGTGGAGGGAGCCACGAGGTGGAGCTGGCACCCTGTCTGTCCACCCATCCTGCTATCCCGGGGTTGTATCCCACCTCACCTGACCCCTGCAGGGGTCTCACAGTCCTGGGTGCGGGGAAGGGACTTGGATCatcccctgccccatcccctgtAACCCCGTGGGTGTGGGAccggccccagtggaaatcctGAGGGTTCCCACAGTGCTGATTCCTGCTGTCTCCGCAGCCCTGTCACTTTGACTATGCCGTCTTCTGCCCCAACTTCACCGAGGTGTCAGTGGCCAACAATGCAGGTGAGTGCTGGGGAgacagggtctcccccagcttCCCTTTCTGATCCCTCCGCAGCTCCCCCTGCAATCCCTGACTGCTGTCTCCATCTCTCCCAGACCAGCAAAATTTCAACGTGACGCTGGAGAATGCCCTGACCCGCTGCCTGGAGAACCAGCGGACGTGGACGAGGCTCCTGGAGGAGAAAGTGGGGCAGGACCCCTGGCTCCCATCGCCCCTGCGGGTGGGGGGGCTGCTGCAGCCGGCCCCCACGCGgggctccctgctcctggtgcccccagccccacgaCCCCTCAACTCCCCAGCCCTGGTGTTCCCATGCCTGGCCCAGGCGCTGCGGTGGGTggcgcagggccgggacccGCAGCTGGCAGCGCCCACGGCCTCGGGGGCTCAGCCCCACCCCGCAGCCAGCAGCGGGGCCGTGCTGCTGCGGGAGGCGGCCGCCGTCCGTGTCCTGGTCACCGGCAGCCTGCACTTGGTGGGGGGAGCGCTGCGGCTGCTGGAGCCCGCGCTGTCCCAGTGACGGGGCACGGGGCTTCGCACCTCTGTTTACATGAAACACCAGTTTTGCCCCCAGCGATGCTCAGAGGCGTCTGGAGGGGGATGTGGGGCCCCTCCACCCCATCCTGGCTTGGCTGTTTTCACCCCAGTGCCTTCTGCCTGTGCTCTTCCCAGGACACTGTCCATGGGGGGATGCTCCTGGTCTCCATCCCCTCCCTAGTGAGACTGACTGGGGGGTCCCCCAGGGTTTGGGGGGCTGCCCCAGGCTGTGATGAGGTCCAGTGCCTGCTAAGTGGGAGCCTCAAGCCGTGGCAAGGCTCAGCATCAGAGTGCAATTAATTTAACATAGGGaaggtttttattattattgataAGAGTTTGTAACTTGGACGGGGAGCTGGGGGGAGTGGTGGGTTCTGCCCATCGTCCTGTGGGAGGGCGGCAGCCTTGCACCATCCTCCACAAATAaacctcctgctgctcccactggTGCCTGCTGCCTTCTTGGGGGGATACAGGAGGGGCACAGGGGTCACCCCAAGTGCTGGGGCATGTCCAGGGGGCACCCACTTCTTCTTCCCCCCCCATTTGATGGGGAGCCTTGTGGGAGGTTTTGGCAATAGCTGCTCTTTCTGCCTCCCCACTGCAGCGGGGGAGTCCAGGGGGGTTACAAGGTACACCCCCCTGGTGTGGGCTGCCATCAGGGGGCCAAAGCATTCACTGAATGAGTAATGGAGGCCCCCTCTGGGCTCGGCCTGAGATTTGGGGCAAAAAATCAGCTTAATGGCACTGGGGTGGATCCCCAAGTCCGTTGGCCAGGGGCTGCGCGGGCTCGGGGGGGCCCGGGGGCGTCAGGCCATGCTGCTGGTGGAGCAGGGGGTGCTCTGGGTGCTGCCGATGCTGTGgttggtgctgctgctctccgAGGCTGGCGCCGTGCTGGAAACCGGCTGCAGTTTGGAGATGGGACCTGGCTCACACCGCCCGCCGCGGGGGAACACCAAGGGGAAACCAGACTCAGGGCGAACAGCGGTGGCCTTGGCTCGCTCCCCAGGGACCCTCCAGCTCTCATGGATCACTCCCCAGCTGACCCCTGAGCCCCTGGGATGGAGATGAGCATGGGACACCAGGAGCAGGGGAGAGGGCAGAGGGATACCCAGACAAGCAGGAGGGAGCCTGAGGAGCTGTAGACTCCTGAAGCAGGGTTATTCCCCTAtagcactgccagcactgcacagatgagggcaaatggagcagcctggtctctGGCTCCCTTGGGGACTTTGGCcaggagggaaaaatggggaaccCAGTGAGGGACACACATGTGGCCCCTCCATCCCACCACGGTGGTCCCCAGGGGTGGTGGATACTCACGGGTGTGCGAGTAGATGTACCAGAGCACGGCAGTGAGGAGTGCCCCGATGAGGAAGGCGCCGAAGGTGATCCCCAGGACggcagccagccccagcccacggTCTGTGGGAGGACGAGGCTGTCAGCACTGCCACACTGGGAGAGTCCCtctcccactcccattcccatcctgACCACCTCCCTTGCCCTGAACTCACAGTTGAGGGGCCGCCAGGCATCCTTCACTGTCAACTCCAGGACCTTCTCAAAGATGGTGTCGTTCTGTGGAGGTGGAGGTtggggtgagagggggaagatgtgcatccctgcaggatggcagAGGTGGGGGCCCCCAGGCTCTTTGTGGACTAGGGAATGCTGCTCCTGGATGGGCTCCATCACCCAATGGTGCAGGACAAACCCATCAGGCTGCTACTGCCGGTGGGACCAGCACGGTGGTGTcacagggtggggaggggcGTCACACCGACCTGCAAGCCGGCCTTGCACTTGAGGATGGCAGAGAAGGGGATGTGTCTGCCCTCAGGAACGGTGTAGGTGAAGCGGAAGCGCCAGACCTTCCTGCCATGGCTGCTGGGGGGGCCCTCCAGCACGGCCACCCCCGCTCCACGCGCCTCCccgccctgcagcagcagcagcggctcCCGCCCTGcggccagcagccagcactccTTCAGCTGCAGGTCGGCCGGGTGATCCATCCACCGCATGGACGCCTGCGTGGGGTGGGACCGGGACACAGCGTCAGGGTCACCGGCCCAGGGGTGGCTGGACTGCCCCAGCCCGGGCACTGGGGCAGTGGCAGTACCTGCACAAAAGCCTCCTTGTTGATCTCCAGCTCCGTCTGCGGCGCCTCGAAGGCAGCGGTGGGGAAAAGGCGCAGGAAGAGCTCCCGCGGGATCTCGCACTTGAAGGCCACCTGCAAGAGGGGGCAGCTCTAAAAGgggcacccagcacccagctgaCAGTGCCATTTGCACCTTCTGGCACCCCTGG
Proteins encoded:
- the FPGS gene encoding folylpolyglutamate synthase, mitochondrial isoform X2 — its product is MAEMLPAWVADGTAEETEPGGDAIRMLNTLQTNASYLEQVKRERGDPQAQLEAMQGFLERSGLKVEDLDRLNIIHVTGTKGKGSACAFTECILRNYGLKTGFYSSPHLVQVRERIRINGQPISKDLFSKYFWLVYNRLEETKDPAHASMPAYFRFLTIMAFHVFLQEKVDLAVVEVGIGGTYDCTNIIRAPVVCGVSSLGIDHTSILGDTMEKIAWQKGGIFKPGVPAFTVAQPERPLEVLRERAQERECPLYLCPELDDFEEGCRALELGLAGAHQRSNAALALQLARTWLQRCGCPGLGELKEVPPSTELLGRPVPLAPAFQLTDAMIQGLRDTEWLGRTQVLSHGPVTWYLDGAHTTSSIQACVRWFRQTALNQDKPHDGSEVRVLLFNATGDRDTAALLKLLVPCHFDYAVFCPNFTEVSVANNADQQNFNVTLENALTRCLENQRTWTRLLEEKVGQDPWLPSPLRVGGLLQPAPTRGSLLLVPPAPRPLNSPALVFPCLAQALRWVAQGRDPQLAAPTASGAQPHPAASSGAVLLREAAAVRVLVTGSLHLVGGALRLLEPALSQ
- the FPGS gene encoding folylpolyglutamate synthase, mitochondrial isoform X3, with translation MYEDAIRMLNTLQTNASYLEQVKRERGDPQAQLEAMQGFLERSGLKVEDLDRLNIIHVTGTKGKGSACAFTECILRNYGLKTGFYSSPHLVQVRERIRINGQPISKDLFSKYFWLVYNRLEETKDPAHASMPAYFRFLTIMAFHVFLQEKVDLAVVEVGIGGTYDCTNIIRAPVVCGVSSLGIDHTSILGDTMEKIAWQKGGIFKPGVPAFTVAQPERPLEVLRERAQERECPLYLCPELDDFEEGCRALELGLAGAHQRSNAALALQLARTWLQRCGCPGLGELKEVPPSTELLGRPVPLAPAFQLTDAMIQGLRDTEWLGRTQVLSHGPVTWYLDGAHTTSSIQACVRWFRQTALNQDKPHDGSEVRVLLFNATGDRDTAALLKLLVPCHFDYAVFCPNFTEVSVANNADQQNFNVTLENALTRCLENQRTWTRLLEEKVGQDPWLPSPLRVGGLLQPAPTRGSLLLVPPAPRPLNSPALVFPCLAQALRWVAQGRDPQLAAPTASGAQPHPAASSGAVLLREAAAVRVLVTGSLHLVGGALRLLEPALSQ
- the FPGS gene encoding folylpolyglutamate synthase, mitochondrial isoform X1, whose amino-acid sequence is MLNTLQTNASYLEQVKRERGDPQAQLEAMQGFLERSGLKVEDLDRLNIIHVTGTKGKGSACAFTECILRNYGLKTGFYSSPHLVQVRERIRINGQPISKDLFSKYFWLVYNRLEETKDPAHASMPAYFRFLTIMAFHVFLQEKVDLAVVEVGIGGTYDCTNIIRAPVVCGVSSLGIDHTSILGDTMEKIAWQKGGIFKPGVPAFTVAQPERPLEVLRERAQERECPLYLCPELDDFEEGCRALELGLAGAHQRSNAALALQLARTWLQRCGCPGLGELKEVPPSTELLGRPVPLAPAFQLTDAMIQGLRDTEWLGRTQVLSHGPVTWYLDGAHTTSSIQACVRWFRQTALNQDKPHDGSEVRVLLFNATGDRDTAALLKLLVPCHFDYAVFCPNFTEVSVANNADQQNFNVTLENALTRCLENQRTWTRLLEEKVGQDPWLPSPLRVGGLLQPAPTRGSLLLVPPAPRPLNSPALVFPCLAQALRWVAQGRDPQLAAPTASGAQPHPAASSGAVLLREAAAVRVLVTGSLHLVGGALRLLEPALSQ